Proteins encoded within one genomic window of Oncorhynchus tshawytscha isolate Ot180627B linkage group LG02, Otsh_v2.0, whole genome shotgun sequence:
- the LOC112266702 gene encoding bladder cancer-associated protein isoform X13 yields the protein MYCLQWLLPVLLIPKPLNPALWFNHSMFMGFYLLSFLLERKPCTICALVFLAALFFICYSCWGNCFLYHCHDSALPDCAHDPSIVGT from the coding sequence ATGTACTGCCTTCAGTGGTTGCTCCCGGTTCTCCTCATCCCGAAACCTCTGAACCCGGCTTTATGGTTCAACCACTCAATGTTCATGGGCTTCTACCTGCTCAGCTTCCTGCTGGAGAGGAAGCCATGTACCATTTGTGCCTTAGTGTTCCTGGCAGCTCTGTTTTTCATCTGCTACAGCTGCTGGGGGAACTGTTTTCTGTACCACTGCCATGACTCCGCACTACCAGATTGTGCACACGACCCCAGCATTGTGGGCACCTAA
- the LOC112266702 gene encoding bladder cancer-associated protein isoform X9, whose amino-acid sequence MYGQEPQLFTEVTETPPDVIEVVKPDQNTFEDHLQARDVEIFDQVRLYMDKAQEKQKESHQMRIKGTKCFDIRANDLAWKKDKRKARPGKPCCSFASGWGPHLLRTASAKAAEALTNEDTLVALEMAEGSGKSATSVKTSCFVIFILLHITNM is encoded by the exons ATGTACGGACAGGAGCCACAGCTGTTTACTGAG GTCACTGAAACTCCACCTGATGTGATAGAAGTTGTCAAACCAGATCAGAACACCTTCGAGGACCACCTTCAGGCACGGGATGTGGAGATTTTTGACCAG GTGAGACTGTACATGGACAAGGCAcaggagaaacagaaggaaaGCCACCAGATGAGAATCAAGGGGACCAAGTGCTTCGACATCCGGGCGAATGACTTGGCTTGGAAGAAGGACAAAAGGAAGGCGAGACCTGGGAAACCTTGCTGCTCTTTCGCTTCTGGCTGGGGTCCCCATCTGTTAAG GACTGCGTCAGCCAAAGCAGCTGAAGCGCTCACCAACGAGGACACCCTTGTAGCCCTGGAAATGGCTGAGGGGTCAGGCAAATCAGCCACCTCTGTGAAGACTTCATGTTTTGTTATATTTATTTTGTTACATATAACAAATATGTAG
- the LOC112266702 gene encoding bladder cancer-associated protein isoform X10, producing the protein MYGPMGLPRVPGMVGGQSEEVVKPDQNTFEDHLQARDVEIFDQVRLYMDKAQEKQKESHQMRIKGTKCFDIRANDLAWKKDKRKARPGKPCCSFASGWGPHLLRTASAKAAEALTNEDTLVALEMAEGSGKSATSVKTSCFVIFILLHITNM; encoded by the exons ATGTACGGACCAATGGGACTGCCACGGGTACCTGGAATGGTGGGAGGACAATCTGAAG AAGTTGTCAAACCAGATCAGAACACCTTCGAGGACCACCTTCAGGCACGGGATGTGGAGATTTTTGACCAG GTGAGACTGTACATGGACAAGGCAcaggagaaacagaaggaaaGCCACCAGATGAGAATCAAGGGGACCAAGTGCTTCGACATCCGGGCGAATGACTTGGCTTGGAAGAAGGACAAAAGGAAGGCGAGACCTGGGAAACCTTGCTGCTCTTTCGCTTCTGGCTGGGGTCCCCATCTGTTAAG GACTGCGTCAGCCAAAGCAGCTGAAGCGCTCACCAACGAGGACACCCTTGTAGCCCTGGAAATGGCTGAGGGGTCAGGCAAATCAGCCACCTCTGTGAAGACTTCATGTTTTGTTATATTTATTTTGTTACATATAACAAATATGTAG
- the LOC112266702 gene encoding bladder cancer-associated protein isoform X4 — translation MASERSVLFFSQKFIFYEQRLSLLEVWMYGPMGLPRVPGMVGGQSEVVKPDQNTFEDHLQARDVEIFDQVRLYMDKAQEKQKESHQMRIKGTKCFDIRANDLAWKKDKRKARPGKPCCSFASGWGPHLLRTASAKAAEALTNEDTLVALEMAEGSGKSATSVKTSCFVIFILLHITNM, via the exons ATGGCGTCTGAACGTTCTGTACTTTTTTTTTCACAAAAGTTTATTTTCTATGAACAAAGGCTCAGTTTACTTGAG GTTTGGATGTACGGACCAATGGGACTGCCACGGGTACCTGGAATGGTGGGAGGACAATCTGAAG TTGTCAAACCAGATCAGAACACCTTCGAGGACCACCTTCAGGCACGGGATGTGGAGATTTTTGACCAG GTGAGACTGTACATGGACAAGGCAcaggagaaacagaaggaaaGCCACCAGATGAGAATCAAGGGGACCAAGTGCTTCGACATCCGGGCGAATGACTTGGCTTGGAAGAAGGACAAAAGGAAGGCGAGACCTGGGAAACCTTGCTGCTCTTTCGCTTCTGGCTGGGGTCCCCATCTGTTAAG GACTGCGTCAGCCAAAGCAGCTGAAGCGCTCACCAACGAGGACACCCTTGTAGCCCTGGAAATGGCTGAGGGGTCAGGCAAATCAGCCACCTCTGTGAAGACTTCATGTTTTGTTATATTTATTTTGTTACATATAACAAATATGTAG
- the LOC112266702 gene encoding bladder cancer-associated protein isoform X3, with protein MASERSVLFFSQKFIFYEQRLSLLEVWMYGPMGLPRVPGMVGGQSEEVVKPDQNTFEDHLQARDVEIFDQVRLYMDKAQEKQKESHQMRIKGTKCFDIRANDLAWKKDKRKARPGKPCCSFASGWGPHLLRTASAKAAEALTNEDTLVALEMAEGSGKSATSVKTSCFVIFILLHITNM; from the exons ATGGCGTCTGAACGTTCTGTACTTTTTTTTTCACAAAAGTTTATTTTCTATGAACAAAGGCTCAGTTTACTTGAG GTTTGGATGTACGGACCAATGGGACTGCCACGGGTACCTGGAATGGTGGGAGGACAATCTGAAG AAGTTGTCAAACCAGATCAGAACACCTTCGAGGACCACCTTCAGGCACGGGATGTGGAGATTTTTGACCAG GTGAGACTGTACATGGACAAGGCAcaggagaaacagaaggaaaGCCACCAGATGAGAATCAAGGGGACCAAGTGCTTCGACATCCGGGCGAATGACTTGGCTTGGAAGAAGGACAAAAGGAAGGCGAGACCTGGGAAACCTTGCTGCTCTTTCGCTTCTGGCTGGGGTCCCCATCTGTTAAG GACTGCGTCAGCCAAAGCAGCTGAAGCGCTCACCAACGAGGACACCCTTGTAGCCCTGGAAATGGCTGAGGGGTCAGGCAAATCAGCCACCTCTGTGAAGACTTCATGTTTTGTTATATTTATTTTGTTACATATAACAAATATGTAG
- the LOC112266702 gene encoding bladder cancer-associated protein isoform X5 has translation MNKGSVYLRFGCTDQWDCHGYLEWWEDNLKVTETPPDVIEVVKPDQNTFEDHLQARDVEIFDQVRLYMDKAQEKQKESHQMRIKGTKCFDIRANDLAWKKDKRKARPGKPCCSFASGWGPHLLRTASAKAAEALTNEDTLVALEMAEGSGKSATSVKTSCFVIFILLHITNM, from the exons ATGAACAAAGGCTCAGTTTACTTGAG GTTTGGATGTACGGACCAATGGGACTGCCACGGGTACCTGGAATGGTGGGAGGACAATCTGAAG GTCACTGAAACTCCACCTGATGTGATAGAAGTTGTCAAACCAGATCAGAACACCTTCGAGGACCACCTTCAGGCACGGGATGTGGAGATTTTTGACCAG GTGAGACTGTACATGGACAAGGCAcaggagaaacagaaggaaaGCCACCAGATGAGAATCAAGGGGACCAAGTGCTTCGACATCCGGGCGAATGACTTGGCTTGGAAGAAGGACAAAAGGAAGGCGAGACCTGGGAAACCTTGCTGCTCTTTCGCTTCTGGCTGGGGTCCCCATCTGTTAAG GACTGCGTCAGCCAAAGCAGCTGAAGCGCTCACCAACGAGGACACCCTTGTAGCCCTGGAAATGGCTGAGGGGTCAGGCAAATCAGCCACCTCTGTGAAGACTTCATGTTTTGTTATATTTATTTTGTTACATATAACAAATATGTAG
- the LOC112266702 gene encoding bladder cancer-associated protein isoform X1 yields MASERSVLFFSQKFIFYEQRLSLLELYGDSRFGCTDQWDCHGYLEWWEDNLKVTETPPDVIEVVKPDQNTFEDHLQARDVEIFDQVRLYMDKAQEKQKESHQMRIKGTKCFDIRANDLAWKKDKRKARPGKPCCSFASGWGPHLLRTASAKAAEALTNEDTLVALEMAEGSGKSATSVKTSCFVIFILLHITNM; encoded by the exons ATGGCGTCTGAACGTTCTGTACTTTTTTTTTCACAAAAGTTTATTTTCTATGAACAAAGGCTCAGTTTACTTGAG CTGTATGGTGACTCCAGGTTTGGATGTACGGACCAATGGGACTGCCACGGGTACCTGGAATGGTGGGAGGACAATCTGAAG GTCACTGAAACTCCACCTGATGTGATAGAAGTTGTCAAACCAGATCAGAACACCTTCGAGGACCACCTTCAGGCACGGGATGTGGAGATTTTTGACCAG GTGAGACTGTACATGGACAAGGCAcaggagaaacagaaggaaaGCCACCAGATGAGAATCAAGGGGACCAAGTGCTTCGACATCCGGGCGAATGACTTGGCTTGGAAGAAGGACAAAAGGAAGGCGAGACCTGGGAAACCTTGCTGCTCTTTCGCTTCTGGCTGGGGTCCCCATCTGTTAAG GACTGCGTCAGCCAAAGCAGCTGAAGCGCTCACCAACGAGGACACCCTTGTAGCCCTGGAAATGGCTGAGGGGTCAGGCAAATCAGCCACCTCTGTGAAGACTTCATGTTTTGTTATATTTATTTTGTTACATATAACAAATATGTAG
- the LOC112266702 gene encoding bladder cancer-associated protein isoform X2 — protein MNISPSHHFTLLIQLYGDSRFGCTDQWDCHGYLEWWEDNLKVTETPPDVIEVVKPDQNTFEDHLQARDVEIFDQVRLYMDKAQEKQKESHQMRIKGTKCFDIRANDLAWKKDKRKARPGKPCCSFASGWGPHLLRTASAKAAEALTNEDTLVALEMAEGSGKSATSVKTSCFVIFILLHITNM, from the exons ATGAACATTTCTCCGTCTCATCATTTCACTCTATTAATTCAG CTGTATGGTGACTCCAGGTTTGGATGTACGGACCAATGGGACTGCCACGGGTACCTGGAATGGTGGGAGGACAATCTGAAG GTCACTGAAACTCCACCTGATGTGATAGAAGTTGTCAAACCAGATCAGAACACCTTCGAGGACCACCTTCAGGCACGGGATGTGGAGATTTTTGACCAG GTGAGACTGTACATGGACAAGGCAcaggagaaacagaaggaaaGCCACCAGATGAGAATCAAGGGGACCAAGTGCTTCGACATCCGGGCGAATGACTTGGCTTGGAAGAAGGACAAAAGGAAGGCGAGACCTGGGAAACCTTGCTGCTCTTTCGCTTCTGGCTGGGGTCCCCATCTGTTAAG GACTGCGTCAGCCAAAGCAGCTGAAGCGCTCACCAACGAGGACACCCTTGTAGCCCTGGAAATGGCTGAGGGGTCAGGCAAATCAGCCACCTCTGTGAAGACTTCATGTTTTGTTATATTTATTTTGTTACATATAACAAATATGTAG
- the LOC112266702 gene encoding bladder cancer-associated protein isoform X11 — protein sequence MYGPMGLPRVPGMVGGQSEVVKPDQNTFEDHLQARDVEIFDQVRLYMDKAQEKQKESHQMRIKGTKCFDIRANDLAWKKDKRKARPGKPCCSFASGWGPHLLRTASAKAAEALTNEDTLVALEMAEGSGKSATSVKTSCFVIFILLHITNM from the exons ATGTACGGACCAATGGGACTGCCACGGGTACCTGGAATGGTGGGAGGACAATCTGAAG TTGTCAAACCAGATCAGAACACCTTCGAGGACCACCTTCAGGCACGGGATGTGGAGATTTTTGACCAG GTGAGACTGTACATGGACAAGGCAcaggagaaacagaaggaaaGCCACCAGATGAGAATCAAGGGGACCAAGTGCTTCGACATCCGGGCGAATGACTTGGCTTGGAAGAAGGACAAAAGGAAGGCGAGACCTGGGAAACCTTGCTGCTCTTTCGCTTCTGGCTGGGGTCCCCATCTGTTAAG GACTGCGTCAGCCAAAGCAGCTGAAGCGCTCACCAACGAGGACACCCTTGTAGCCCTGGAAATGGCTGAGGGGTCAGGCAAATCAGCCACCTCTGTGAAGACTTCATGTTTTGTTATATTTATTTTGTTACATATAACAAATATGTAG
- the LOC112266702 gene encoding bladder cancer-associated protein isoform X7 produces the protein MNISPSHHFTLLIQVWMYGPMGLPRVPGMVGGQSEVVKPDQNTFEDHLQARDVEIFDQVRLYMDKAQEKQKESHQMRIKGTKCFDIRANDLAWKKDKRKARPGKPCCSFASGWGPHLLRTASAKAAEALTNEDTLVALEMAEGSGKSATSVKTSCFVIFILLHITNM, from the exons ATGAACATTTCTCCGTCTCATCATTTCACTCTATTAATTCAG GTTTGGATGTACGGACCAATGGGACTGCCACGGGTACCTGGAATGGTGGGAGGACAATCTGAAG TTGTCAAACCAGATCAGAACACCTTCGAGGACCACCTTCAGGCACGGGATGTGGAGATTTTTGACCAG GTGAGACTGTACATGGACAAGGCAcaggagaaacagaaggaaaGCCACCAGATGAGAATCAAGGGGACCAAGTGCTTCGACATCCGGGCGAATGACTTGGCTTGGAAGAAGGACAAAAGGAAGGCGAGACCTGGGAAACCTTGCTGCTCTTTCGCTTCTGGCTGGGGTCCCCATCTGTTAAG GACTGCGTCAGCCAAAGCAGCTGAAGCGCTCACCAACGAGGACACCCTTGTAGCCCTGGAAATGGCTGAGGGGTCAGGCAAATCAGCCACCTCTGTGAAGACTTCATGTTTTGTTATATTTATTTTGTTACATATAACAAATATGTAG
- the LOC112266702 gene encoding bladder cancer-associated protein isoform X6, which yields MNISPSHHFTLLIQVWMYGPMGLPRVPGMVGGQSEEVVKPDQNTFEDHLQARDVEIFDQVRLYMDKAQEKQKESHQMRIKGTKCFDIRANDLAWKKDKRKARPGKPCCSFASGWGPHLLRTASAKAAEALTNEDTLVALEMAEGSGKSATSVKTSCFVIFILLHITNM from the exons ATGAACATTTCTCCGTCTCATCATTTCACTCTATTAATTCAG GTTTGGATGTACGGACCAATGGGACTGCCACGGGTACCTGGAATGGTGGGAGGACAATCTGAAG AAGTTGTCAAACCAGATCAGAACACCTTCGAGGACCACCTTCAGGCACGGGATGTGGAGATTTTTGACCAG GTGAGACTGTACATGGACAAGGCAcaggagaaacagaaggaaaGCCACCAGATGAGAATCAAGGGGACCAAGTGCTTCGACATCCGGGCGAATGACTTGGCTTGGAAGAAGGACAAAAGGAAGGCGAGACCTGGGAAACCTTGCTGCTCTTTCGCTTCTGGCTGGGGTCCCCATCTGTTAAG GACTGCGTCAGCCAAAGCAGCTGAAGCGCTCACCAACGAGGACACCCTTGTAGCCCTGGAAATGGCTGAGGGGTCAGGCAAATCAGCCACCTCTGTGAAGACTTCATGTTTTGTTATATTTATTTTGTTACATATAACAAATATGTAG
- the LOC112266702 gene encoding bladder cancer-associated protein isoform X8 gives MASERSVLFFSQKFIFYEQRLSLLELYGDSRFGCTDQWDCHGYLEWWEDNLKVTETPPDVIEVVKPDQNTFEDHLQARDVEIFDQVRLYMDKAQEKQKESHQMRIKGTKCFDIRANDLAWKKDKRKARPGKPCCSFASGWGPHLLRFATLSRLAVCSTRVNIIRF, from the exons ATGGCGTCTGAACGTTCTGTACTTTTTTTTTCACAAAAGTTTATTTTCTATGAACAAAGGCTCAGTTTACTTGAG CTGTATGGTGACTCCAGGTTTGGATGTACGGACCAATGGGACTGCCACGGGTACCTGGAATGGTGGGAGGACAATCTGAAG GTCACTGAAACTCCACCTGATGTGATAGAAGTTGTCAAACCAGATCAGAACACCTTCGAGGACCACCTTCAGGCACGGGATGTGGAGATTTTTGACCAG GTGAGACTGTACATGGACAAGGCAcaggagaaacagaaggaaaGCCACCAGATGAGAATCAAGGGGACCAAGTGCTTCGACATCCGGGCGAATGACTTGGCTTGGAAGAAGGACAAAAGGAAGGCGAGACCTGGGAAACCTTGCTGCTCTTTCGCTTCTGGCTGGGGTCCCCATCTGTTAAG GTTTGCTACATTGTCAAGGCTTGCAGTGTGCTCAACAAGAGTCAATATCATACGGTTTTAG
- the LOC112266702 gene encoding bladder cancer-associated protein isoform X12: MASERSVLFFSQKFIFYEQRLSLLELYGDSRFGCTDQWDCHGYLEWWEDNLKVTETPPDVIEVVKPDQNTFEDHLQARDVEIFDQVRLYMDKAQEKQKESHQMRIKGTKCFDIRANDLAWKKDKRKARPGKPCCSFASGWGPHLLRT, encoded by the exons ATGGCGTCTGAACGTTCTGTACTTTTTTTTTCACAAAAGTTTATTTTCTATGAACAAAGGCTCAGTTTACTTGAG CTGTATGGTGACTCCAGGTTTGGATGTACGGACCAATGGGACTGCCACGGGTACCTGGAATGGTGGGAGGACAATCTGAAG GTCACTGAAACTCCACCTGATGTGATAGAAGTTGTCAAACCAGATCAGAACACCTTCGAGGACCACCTTCAGGCACGGGATGTGGAGATTTTTGACCAG GTGAGACTGTACATGGACAAGGCAcaggagaaacagaaggaaaGCCACCAGATGAGAATCAAGGGGACCAAGTGCTTCGACATCCGGGCGAATGACTTGGCTTGGAAGAAGGACAAAAGGAAGGCGAGACCTGGGAAACCTTGCTGCTCTTTCGCTTCTGGCTGGGGTCCCCATCTGTTAAG gacctag